In Verrucomicrobiota bacterium, a genomic segment contains:
- the cmr4 gene encoding type III-B CRISPR module RAMP protein Cmr4 encodes MSSKRILYLFTRTLLHVGAGASVGAIDQPIIRERHTGFPVIPGTALKGVLADEEPFLKKSGSGKWERTDVGREIFGDERTDGENTRAGSVSFGEAKLLAFPVRSGRGCFAWLTCPIILKRWAREARLSLSLQPDQEPKNNEAYFDKATLGDKAIFEDYIYVWKGEFPSNGQTGAWLTQLGKVLTDAVWKDSCSKHLALVNDEALAHFVRAASEVSQHVRIDDETGTQFHGALFNQENVPAEALFFAPLVELRPGALAKITPPAVIQIGGDATTGLGYCSAEMKEVGE; translated from the coding sequence ATGAGCAGCAAACGCATCCTCTACCTGTTCACAAGAACGCTGCTCCACGTCGGCGCCGGCGCCAGCGTGGGCGCGATTGACCAACCCATCATCCGCGAACGCCACACTGGTTTCCCGGTTATTCCGGGCACAGCCTTGAAAGGCGTTCTGGCTGACGAGGAGCCCTTCCTGAAGAAAAGCGGAAGTGGCAAATGGGAACGCACCGACGTTGGTCGCGAAATCTTTGGCGACGAACGCACTGATGGGGAGAACACTCGCGCCGGCTCCGTTTCGTTCGGGGAGGCCAAGCTGCTGGCCTTTCCGGTGCGGTCGGGGCGCGGTTGTTTTGCCTGGCTTACGTGCCCGATCATACTCAAGCGATGGGCCCGCGAGGCGCGCCTTTCTCTCAGCCTGCAACCTGATCAAGAGCCGAAAAACAATGAGGCGTACTTCGACAAGGCGACTCTAGGCGATAAAGCGATCTTCGAAGACTACATCTACGTGTGGAAAGGCGAATTTCCGAGCAATGGGCAAACAGGCGCATGGCTCACACAGCTTGGGAAGGTGCTGACCGACGCGGTTTGGAAGGACTCGTGCTCCAAACACCTCGCACTGGTCAACGACGAAGCCCTCGCTCACTTTGTCCGCGCGGCTAGCGAGGTGTCTCAACATGTGCGGATCGATGACGAGACGGGTACTCAATTCCACGGCGCATTATTCAATCAGGAAAACGTTCCGGCGGAGGCCCTTTTCTTCGCGCCTCTGGTCGAGTTGCGCCCAGGTGCGCTCGCCAAGATTACACCTCCGGCGGTCATCCAGATCGGCGGGGACGCGACGACTGGACTGGGCTACTGCAGCGCGGAAATGAAGGAGGTGGGCGAATGA
- the cmr5 gene encoding type III-B CRISPR module-associated protein Cmr5 codes for MKNLEQVRAFNALSPVARQVRAGEGEGDALSGYPSLIINNGLLATLAFSLEKKKQHLRIATAIAHHLANLPDGENLIAPKPPTAEGLRDKLTESDSHHLQRCTTEAVAFLTFLKRFAA; via the coding sequence ATGAAAAATCTTGAGCAAGTCCGCGCCTTCAATGCGCTGTCGCCAGTGGCTAGGCAAGTTCGGGCGGGGGAAGGGGAAGGGGACGCGCTCAGCGGTTACCCTTCGCTCATCATCAACAACGGGTTGCTCGCCACCCTGGCGTTCAGCCTCGAAAAAAAGAAGCAGCATCTGCGCATCGCCACCGCCATCGCTCATCACTTGGCCAACCTGCCGGATGGCGAGAATCTGATCGCGCCCAAGCCCCCGACAGCCGAAGGGTTGCGGGACAAGTTAACCGAGTCGGATTCGCATCACCTCCAGCGGTGTACCACTGAAGCTGTGGCGTTTCTTACCTTTCTCAAGAGGTTCGCCGCATGA